From Pseudomonas sp. FP2335, the proteins below share one genomic window:
- a CDS encoding transglutaminase family protein codes for MSAHYQIFHDTHYHYDSPVSLAQQLAHLWPRPCAWQRCTQQQLEISPQPSSRRDELDVFGNPITRLAFERPHDELLVNAGLTVEVLARPTLDFQQSPAWDQARDSLTYSSQPLSDELIEAIRYRFESPYVHLKKNFVEFSASCFPPGRPLLLGVQALMEKIFSEFTFDAEATQVATPLVEVLERRRGVCQDFAHLMLACLRSRGLAARYISGYLLTQPPPGQPRLIGADASHAWVSVYCPVSGWVDFDPTNNVQPALEHITLAWGRDFSDVSPLRGVILGGGSHDPEVRVTVMPLE; via the coding sequence ATGAGTGCGCACTACCAGATTTTCCACGATACCCATTACCACTATGACAGCCCGGTGTCCCTGGCCCAGCAGTTGGCGCACCTGTGGCCCCGGCCGTGTGCGTGGCAGCGCTGCACCCAGCAGCAACTGGAAATCAGCCCGCAGCCCTCGTCGCGGCGCGATGAGCTGGACGTGTTCGGCAACCCGATCACCCGCCTGGCCTTCGAGCGCCCCCACGACGAACTGCTGGTGAACGCCGGGCTGACCGTGGAGGTGCTGGCGCGTCCGACGCTGGACTTCCAGCAATCGCCCGCCTGGGACCAGGCCCGTGACAGCCTGACCTACAGCAGCCAGCCGCTGTCCGATGAGTTGATCGAAGCCATCCGTTACCGCTTCGAATCGCCCTACGTGCACCTGAAGAAAAACTTCGTCGAGTTCTCCGCCAGCTGTTTCCCACCGGGGCGTCCGCTGTTGCTCGGTGTGCAGGCGCTGATGGAAAAAATCTTCAGCGAATTCACCTTTGATGCCGAAGCCACCCAAGTCGCCACGCCGCTGGTGGAAGTGCTGGAGCGCCGCCGTGGCGTGTGCCAGGACTTTGCGCACCTGATGCTCGCTTGCCTGCGTTCGCGTGGCCTGGCGGCGCGTTATATCAGCGGCTACCTGCTCACCCAGCCTCCGCCCGGCCAGCCACGGCTGATCGGCGCCGATGCGTCCCACGCATGGGTTTCGGTGTATTGCCCGGTATCGGGCTGGGTGGATTTTGATCCGACCAACAATGTGCAGCCGGCCCTGGAGCACATCACCCTGGCCTGGGGCCGGGATTTCTCCGATGTGTCGCCGTTGCGGGGAGTGATTCTGGGGGGCGGTAGCCATGACCCGGAGGTGCGGGTGACGGTGATGCCGCTGGAATGA
- the azu gene encoding azurin — translation MFAKLVAVSLLTLASGQLLAAECKVTVDSTDQMSFNTKEITIDKSCKTFTVNLEHSGSLPKNVMGHNWVLTSAADMQPVATDGMAAGIDKNYLKEGDARIIAHTKIIGAGEKDSVTFDVSKLAAGTDYAFFCSFPGHISMMKGTVVVK, via the coding sequence ATGTTCGCCAAACTCGTTGCTGTTTCCCTGCTGACTCTGGCTAGCGGCCAGTTGCTTGCTGCAGAGTGCAAGGTCACCGTCGACTCCACTGACCAGATGTCCTTCAACACCAAGGAAATCACGATCGACAAGAGCTGCAAGACGTTCACCGTGAACCTGGAACACTCGGGCAGCTTGCCGAAAAACGTCATGGGCCATAACTGGGTACTGACCAGCGCGGCCGACATGCAACCGGTTGCCACTGACGGCATGGCCGCTGGCATCGACAAGAACTACCTGAAGGAAGGTGATGCACGCATCATCGCCCACACCAAGATCATCGGTGCCGGCGAGAAAGATTCGGTGACCTTCGACGTGTCGAAACTGGCCGCCGGGACTGACTACGCGTTCTTCTGCTCGTTCCCGGGCCACATCTCCATGATGAAAGGCACGGTGGTCGTCAAGTAA
- the nadE gene encoding ammonia-dependent NAD(+) synthetase, protein MQAVQREIAEQLKVQAPFNDQAALEAEVARRVAFIQDCLRNSGLKTLVLGISGGVDSLTAGLLAQRAVKELRENSGDAAYRFIAVRLPYEVQFDEIDATASVDFIEPDERHTVNIGPAVKALAAEVAAFEGKAAVSRDFVLGNTKARMRMVAQYTVAGAAGGLVIGTDHAAEAVMGFFTKFGDGACDLAPLSGLVKNQVRSIARYFGAPESLVEKVPTADLEDLSPGKPDEASHGVTYAEIDAFLHGEPVREEAFRIICETYRKTAHKRVMPFAP, encoded by the coding sequence ATGCAAGCCGTACAGCGTGAGATTGCTGAACAACTCAAGGTCCAAGCGCCGTTCAACGACCAGGCGGCCCTGGAGGCCGAGGTGGCCCGCCGCGTGGCCTTTATCCAGGATTGCCTGCGCAATTCCGGGCTGAAGACGTTGGTGCTGGGCATCAGCGGCGGCGTCGACTCCCTGACCGCCGGACTCTTGGCCCAGCGCGCGGTAAAAGAACTGCGCGAAAACAGCGGTGATGCGGCCTACCGCTTTATCGCGGTGCGCCTGCCGTACGAAGTCCAGTTCGATGAAATCGACGCCACGGCCTCGGTGGACTTTATCGAGCCGGACGAGCGCCATACCGTCAACATCGGCCCCGCGGTGAAAGCCCTGGCGGCCGAAGTGGCGGCGTTTGAAGGCAAAGCCGCAGTTTCCCGCGACTTCGTGCTGGGCAACACCAAGGCGCGCATGCGCATGGTGGCGCAGTACACCGTCGCCGGCGCGGCCGGTGGCTTGGTGATCGGTACTGACCATGCGGCGGAAGCGGTGATGGGCTTTTTCACCAAGTTCGGCGATGGTGCGTGCGACCTGGCACCGTTGAGCGGGCTGGTGAAAAACCAGGTGCGTTCGATTGCACGCTACTTTGGCGCGCCGGAATCGTTGGTGGAGAAGGTGCCGACGGCGGACCTGGAAGACTTGTCGCCGGGCAAGCCGGACGAGGCGTCACATGGCGTGACGTATGCGGAGATTGATGCGTTCCTGCACGGTGAGCCGGTGCGTGAGGAAGCGTTCCGGATTATCTGCGAGACCTACCGCAAGACTGCCCACAAGCGGGTCATGCCGTTCGCGCCGTGA
- the pncB gene encoding nicotinate phosphoribosyltransferase, with translation MSESVFADRIVQNLLDTDFYKLTMMQAVLHNYPNVEVEWEFRCRNSEDLRPYLAEIRYQIERLAELSLSPDQLGFLERISFMKPDFLRFLGLFRFNLRYVQTGIENGELFIRLRGPWLHVILFEVPMLAIVSEVRNRYRYQSVILEQAREQLYRKFDWLTANASSDELSELQVADFGTRRRFSYRVQEEVVNVLKHDFPGRFVGTSNVHLARELDMKPLGTMAHEWIMAHQQLGPRLIDSQIAALDCWVREYRGLLGIALTDCITTDAFLGDFDLYFAKLFDGLRHDSGDPVQWAEKAIAHYHKLGIEPMSKTLVFSDSLSLPKALEIFRALRGRINVSFGIGTNLTCDIPGVEPMSIVLKMTACNGQPVAKISDEAGKTHCTDPNFVAYLRHVFKVPAISSKE, from the coding sequence ATGAGCGAGAGTGTGTTTGCCGATCGCATCGTGCAGAACCTGCTCGACACCGACTTCTACAAGCTGACCATGATGCAGGCGGTGCTGCACAACTACCCGAATGTGGAAGTTGAATGGGAGTTTCGTTGCCGCAACAGTGAGGATTTGCGCCCGTACCTGGCGGAAATCCGCTACCAGATCGAGCGCCTCGCCGAGTTGAGCCTGAGCCCCGACCAACTGGGTTTCCTGGAGCGCATCAGCTTTATGAAGCCGGATTTTTTGCGCTTCCTCGGGCTGTTCCGCTTCAACTTGCGCTATGTGCAGACCGGTATCGAGAACGGTGAGTTGTTTATCCGCCTGCGCGGGCCGTGGCTGCATGTGATCCTGTTTGAAGTGCCGATGCTGGCCATCGTCAGCGAAGTACGTAACCGCTATCGCTACCAGAGCGTAATCCTCGAACAGGCCCGCGAGCAGTTGTACCGCAAGTTCGATTGGCTGACGGCCAACGCCAGTAGCGATGAATTATCCGAACTGCAAGTCGCCGATTTCGGCACACGCCGGCGTTTTTCGTACCGGGTGCAGGAGGAAGTGGTCAACGTGCTCAAGCATGACTTCCCCGGCCGCTTCGTCGGCACCAGCAACGTGCACCTGGCCCGCGAGTTGGACATGAAACCGCTCGGCACCATGGCCCACGAATGGATCATGGCCCACCAGCAACTCGGCCCGCGCCTGATCGACAGCCAGATCGCCGCCCTCGATTGCTGGGTCCGCGAATACCGTGGCCTGCTGGGCATCGCCCTGACCGATTGCATTACCACCGATGCGTTCCTCGGCGATTTCGATCTGTACTTCGCCAAGCTGTTCGACGGCTTGCGCCACGACTCCGGTGATCCCGTGCAGTGGGCCGAAAAAGCCATCGCCCACTACCACAAGCTGGGCATCGAGCCGATGAGCAAGACCCTGGTGTTCTCCGACAGCCTGTCGCTGCCCAAAGCGCTGGAGATCTTCCGGGCGCTGCGTGGACGGATCAATGTGAGCTTTGGCATCGGCACCAACCTGACTTGCGATATTCCAGGGGTGGAACCGATGAGCATCGTGCTTAAAATGACCGCCTGCAATGGCCAGCCCGTCGCGAAAATTTCCGACGAAGCGGGCAAGACCCACTGCACCGATCCGAACTTTGTCGCCTATTTGCGTCACGTTTTCAAAGTACCTGCCATCTCTAGCAAGGAGTGA
- a CDS encoding phosphatidylserine/phosphatidylglycerophosphate/cardiolipin synthase family protein yields the protein MNRPAIVAPVALQHTQTVTCNAPWYVQGSEYHPVEATYQPLINGEEAFKAVHLAIARASKTVDIICWGFQPSMYFIRDGKSPSIGELLKAKAREGVRVRVLTWEMPLNSAGVAGEANLPGKGSVRISDRALQTSTQAQYDEDRRWFAECSVSDSKAAGQAARGLPVFISRGFDLNERAEIARSLKEESLDPEISLQMRHALRWTASHHQKSVLVDYELPDCAVGFVMGHNMLDAYWDTDKHSALGRSEQSKPAPNRGPRGDTPRQDISTQLSGPILEHLHHNFASAWLKETGENLLDLRQAKQVGPHLQCMPGVTRQLAQVLRTQAQAGKREIEKAYLNAVNNATQFIYIENQYFRWPPLAEAIKKTAADQTGGGRDPGVHGSLHLFVITNATDDGIGAGTLNTQRMLESLGRADTIPGVTKLRRIERMKAAAPPRPSPDPRDHVGQRELTKWQAELDQKTKAIEDSMVVPQELPGLKIHMCSLVAPDSPAGRQWMPVYIHSKLMIVDDVFTTLGSANINTRSMQVDSELNIAHEWGSVTQGLRRRLWGLHTDGRGAQDDPEEAFVVWTEIINENKERESKASTPCTPLVEFYYGKRTLKDLD from the coding sequence ATGAATCGCCCTGCCATTGTCGCGCCCGTCGCCTTGCAGCATACGCAGACCGTCACTTGTAACGCGCCTTGGTACGTGCAGGGCAGTGAATACCATCCTGTGGAGGCCACTTATCAACCGCTGATCAATGGCGAAGAAGCCTTCAAGGCCGTGCATTTGGCGATTGCCAGGGCCAGCAAAACCGTCGACATCATCTGTTGGGGGTTCCAGCCGTCGATGTATTTCATCCGCGACGGCAAGAGCCCGAGCATTGGCGAACTGCTCAAGGCAAAGGCTCGCGAGGGAGTCAGGGTTCGCGTATTGACGTGGGAAATGCCGCTTAACTCTGCCGGTGTTGCAGGTGAGGCGAACTTGCCCGGTAAAGGCTCGGTACGCATCAGCGATCGGGCGCTACAGACGTCTACCCAGGCGCAATACGACGAGGACCGTCGATGGTTCGCCGAATGCTCGGTGTCGGACAGCAAGGCCGCCGGGCAGGCAGCGCGCGGGCTCCCGGTCTTTATCAGTCGTGGTTTCGACCTGAATGAGCGGGCCGAGATCGCCCGCAGCCTGAAAGAGGAAAGCCTCGACCCCGAGATCAGCCTCCAGATGCGTCACGCATTGCGATGGACCGCCAGCCATCACCAGAAGAGCGTGCTGGTCGACTACGAACTGCCGGACTGCGCTGTAGGTTTTGTCATGGGCCACAACATGCTCGATGCGTATTGGGATACCGACAAACACTCGGCTTTGGGCCGATCTGAACAGAGCAAACCTGCACCCAATCGCGGGCCACGTGGTGACACTCCGCGCCAGGATATTTCCACTCAACTGAGCGGGCCGATCCTGGAGCACCTGCACCATAACTTCGCCAGTGCCTGGCTCAAGGAAACCGGGGAGAACCTGCTCGACCTTCGCCAAGCCAAGCAGGTCGGGCCGCACCTGCAATGCATGCCCGGCGTCACGCGCCAGCTGGCCCAAGTGCTGCGCACCCAGGCGCAAGCGGGCAAGCGTGAGATCGAGAAGGCCTACTTGAATGCGGTCAACAACGCGACGCAGTTTATCTATATCGAGAACCAGTATTTTCGCTGGCCACCGCTGGCCGAAGCGATCAAGAAGACGGCGGCGGATCAGACTGGTGGAGGGCGTGATCCAGGTGTACACGGCTCGTTGCACCTGTTTGTGATCACCAATGCGACCGATGACGGCATAGGTGCGGGCACGCTCAATACCCAGCGCATGCTTGAGAGCCTGGGACGTGCCGACACGATTCCCGGCGTGACCAAGCTTCGGCGTATCGAGCGGATGAAAGCGGCCGCACCTCCCCGGCCATCACCTGATCCACGGGATCATGTAGGGCAAAGGGAGTTGACTAAATGGCAGGCCGAACTCGATCAAAAAACCAAGGCGATCGAGGACAGCATGGTTGTTCCGCAAGAGCTGCCAGGGTTGAAAATTCACATGTGTTCGCTAGTGGCGCCTGACTCACCCGCCGGCCGGCAGTGGATGCCGGTGTATATCCACTCGAAGTTGATGATTGTGGATGACGTGTTTACGACCTTGGGCTCAGCGAACATCAACACCCGCAGCATGCAGGTCGATAGCGAGCTGAATATTGCGCATGAGTGGGGGAGTGTGACGCAGGGGTTGCGGCGCAGATTATGGGGGCTGCATACGGATGGGAGGGGGGCTCAGGATGATCCGGAGGAGGCGTTTGTAGTTTGGACGGAGATCATCAATGAAAACAAAGAGCGCGAGTCCAAAGCTTCGACGCCCTGCACACCCCTCGTCGAGTTTTATTACGGCAAAAGAACCCTGAAGGACCTCGACTGA
- a CDS encoding sel1 repeat family protein, translated as MRRFFLLSSLLLAACINSAGPIQLNKDIPMNPITEAKQKLTFICRHETIPQPAAEADMLFQYARWLQKNNQLIPDKAVDVAIERLYRIAAENGHYKANINLQAGSMRGRFKLHGEEYLRLSQQLIDAGVATGYYFIGVFLQQGSAGLALDEEMALRYYRKAADQGSAQAQTILGDILAPISVAPAIARQMRRCAAEQGNGAAAVALGIDLKNEGEYQAALEVLQLGVAAGEESSASRLGKGFRGPLPEDRLYYLDQKEDLERAERYKTIWRILARYSYADPKVPEINQIVPLPPAKLPAWDGKLQWLEARLANVPPPKPSEALIHQLANAKLLDPGTGKGLPGSPAFTQAHLFSPNCYSGQACPVSGYWKVGRLPDSDYVAKGDGVRHFETGEVLPKMLIERYQVRSWPFSDKITRSEQVVEWCLL; from the coding sequence ATGCGCCGTTTTTTTCTGCTCTCAAGCCTGCTGCTGGCCGCTTGTATCAACAGTGCTGGGCCTATTCAACTGAACAAGGACATTCCGATGAATCCGATTACCGAGGCTAAACAAAAACTTACCTTTATCTGTAGGCATGAAACCATTCCTCAGCCGGCTGCCGAAGCTGACATGTTGTTCCAGTACGCTCGCTGGCTGCAAAAAAATAATCAGCTCATACCAGACAAGGCCGTCGACGTTGCGATCGAGCGGCTTTACCGCATCGCTGCTGAAAACGGTCACTACAAAGCCAATATCAATCTACAAGCCGGCAGCATGCGCGGCCGCTTCAAGCTTCATGGCGAAGAATATCTGCGACTAAGTCAGCAACTGATCGATGCTGGTGTCGCGACCGGCTATTACTTCATTGGGGTCTTCCTGCAGCAGGGTTCCGCTGGTTTGGCGCTGGACGAGGAAATGGCCCTGCGTTATTACCGCAAGGCCGCAGACCAAGGCAGTGCCCAAGCTCAAACGATTCTCGGGGACATATTGGCGCCGATCAGCGTCGCGCCAGCGATCGCCAGACAGATGCGCCGCTGTGCAGCTGAGCAAGGGAATGGAGCAGCAGCAGTGGCGTTGGGCATCGATCTCAAAAATGAGGGCGAGTACCAAGCTGCTTTGGAGGTGCTTCAACTGGGAGTGGCCGCAGGAGAAGAAAGCTCTGCCTCACGCTTGGGCAAAGGTTTTCGAGGCCCACTGCCGGAAGACCGTTTGTACTACCTCGACCAGAAAGAAGACCTTGAACGCGCCGAGCGCTATAAAACAATCTGGAGAATATTAGCGAGATACTCCTACGCTGACCCCAAAGTCCCCGAAATCAACCAGATTGTCCCCCTGCCTCCAGCCAAACTCCCCGCCTGGGACGGCAAATTGCAATGGCTGGAAGCGCGCCTGGCCAACGTCCCGCCACCCAAGCCCAGCGAAGCACTGATCCATCAACTGGCCAACGCCAAACTGCTCGACCCTGGCACCGGGAAAGGGTTGCCGGGCTCACCGGCATTCACCCAGGCCCACTTGTTTTCACCCAACTGCTACAGCGGCCAAGCCTGTCCGGTCAGTGGGTATTGGAAGGTGGGTCGGCTCCCTGATAGCGATTACGTCGCGAAAGGAGATGGGGTTCGGCATTTCGAGACGGGCGAGGTCCTGCCGAAAATGTTGATCGAACGCTACCAGGTACGTAGTTGGCCCTTCTCCGACAAGATCACGCGTAGTGAGCAGGTGGTGGAATGGTGCCTGCTTTAA
- a CDS encoding LysR family transcriptional regulator yields MLNKRHLPSITALQCFEAATRHLSFTRAAEELNLTQSAVSKQVAQLEELLQHLLFRRVRRRLQMTPAGDLYLVEVRKILTQVEMSTHYLRSYGGETEVLRVSTPYTFGARWLVPRLKGWRLRHPQIHLDLCNEQDPDELLQGKADMAFYFGQGSRPGTESLKLFSEELVPVCAPESLPAQPFTDPTQLSDLVLLQNASRPQGWHDWFASQGYQTEHSYHGPRFDTFYMCIRAAQVGCGVALLPRFLVEEELADGKLVIPWQHAMPSQDAYYLAYPEHSAEVPKVREFVRWMMEQV; encoded by the coding sequence GTGCTGAACAAAAGACATTTGCCCTCGATCACCGCCCTGCAGTGCTTCGAAGCCGCCACCCGCCACCTGAGCTTTACCCGCGCCGCCGAGGAGCTGAACCTCACACAAAGTGCGGTGAGCAAGCAGGTGGCGCAATTGGAAGAACTGCTCCAGCACCTGCTGTTTCGCCGCGTGCGCCGACGTTTACAGATGACCCCGGCGGGCGACCTGTACCTGGTGGAAGTGAGAAAAATCCTCACGCAAGTGGAGATGTCCACCCACTACCTGCGTTCCTACGGCGGCGAGACCGAAGTGCTACGGGTGTCCACGCCCTACACCTTCGGCGCCCGCTGGCTGGTGCCGCGCCTCAAGGGCTGGCGGCTGCGTCACCCGCAGATCCACCTGGACCTGTGCAACGAACAAGACCCGGACGAGCTGCTGCAAGGCAAGGCCGACATGGCCTTCTACTTCGGCCAAGGCTCACGCCCGGGCACCGAGAGCCTGAAATTGTTCAGCGAAGAGCTGGTGCCCGTCTGCGCCCCGGAAAGCCTGCCCGCGCAGCCATTCACCGACCCGACGCAACTGAGCGACTTGGTGCTGCTGCAAAACGCCTCGCGCCCCCAGGGCTGGCACGACTGGTTCGCCAGCCAGGGCTACCAGACCGAACACAGCTACCACGGACCGCGTTTCGACACCTTTTACATGTGCATCCGCGCGGCGCAGGTGGGCTGCGGCGTGGCGCTATTGCCACGGTTCCTGGTGGAGGAGGAATTGGCCGACGGCAAACTGGTAATCCCCTGGCAGCATGCGATGCCGAGCCAGGACGCGTACTACCTGGCGTACCCGGAGCATTCGGCGGAGGTGCCGAAGGTGCGGGAGTTTGTGAGGTGGATGATGGAGCAGGTTTAA
- a CDS encoding aldehyde dehydrogenase family protein: MVAALLDRLGVNPALYQAGKQPVHSPIDGSRIGSVHWEGAAEVEQQVSRAEHAFEAWRKVPAPRRGELVRQFGDVLREYKADLGELVSWEAGKITQEGLGEVQEMIDICDFAVGLSRQLYGLTIASERPGHHMRETWHPLGVVGVISAFNFPVAVWAWNTALALVCGNAVIWKPSEKTPLTALACQALFERVVKNFNDAPPYLSQVIIGGRDAGAALVDDPRVALISATGSTRMGREVAPKVAARFARSILELGGNNAMILGPSADLDMAVRAILFSAVGTAGQRCTTLRRLIAHESVKEEIVTRLKAAYSKVRIGHPLEGNLIGPLIDKHGFDNMQDALAQALSEGGKVFGGKRQLEDTFPNAYYVSPAIVEMPEQSDVVCTETFAPILYVVGYTDFAEALRLNNAVPQGLSSCIFTTDVREAEQFMSAVGSDCGIANVNIGPSGAEIGGAFGGEKETGGGRESGSDAWRGYMRRQTNTVNYSLELPLAQGITFD, encoded by the coding sequence ATGGTTGCCGCATTGCTTGATCGTCTCGGGGTAAACCCGGCGCTGTACCAGGCGGGGAAACAACCCGTGCATTCGCCGATTGATGGCAGCCGTATCGGCAGTGTGCACTGGGAAGGTGCCGCCGAGGTGGAGCAACAGGTCAGTCGCGCCGAGCATGCATTCGAGGCCTGGCGCAAAGTGCCGGCGCCGCGTCGCGGTGAGCTGGTGCGCCAATTTGGCGATGTGCTGCGCGAATACAAGGCCGACCTCGGCGAGTTGGTCTCCTGGGAAGCCGGCAAGATCACCCAGGAAGGCCTGGGTGAAGTGCAGGAGATGATCGACATCTGCGACTTCGCCGTCGGCCTGTCCCGCCAGCTCTACGGCTTGACCATCGCCTCTGAGCGTCCTGGCCACCATATGCGCGAAACCTGGCACCCGCTGGGTGTGGTCGGCGTGATCAGTGCCTTCAACTTCCCGGTCGCGGTGTGGGCGTGGAACACCGCCCTGGCGCTGGTATGCGGCAACGCGGTGATCTGGAAACCGTCGGAAAAGACCCCGCTCACCGCCCTGGCCTGTCAGGCGTTGTTCGAGCGCGTGGTGAAGAACTTCAACGATGCGCCGCCGTACCTCAGCCAAGTAATCATCGGCGGCCGCGATGCCGGCGCCGCGTTGGTGGATGACCCGCGTGTCGCGCTGATCAGCGCCACCGGCAGCACGCGCATGGGCCGCGAAGTGGCGCCCAAAGTCGCCGCGCGCTTTGCCCGCAGCATCCTAGAGCTGGGCGGCAACAACGCGATGATCCTCGGCCCCAGCGCCGACCTCGACATGGCCGTGCGCGCGATCCTGTTCAGCGCTGTCGGCACTGCTGGCCAGCGCTGCACCACCTTGCGCCGGTTGATTGCTCACGAATCGGTCAAGGAAGAAATCGTCACCCGCCTCAAGGCCGCCTATTCCAAGGTGCGCATCGGCCACCCGCTGGAAGGCAACCTGATCGGCCCGCTGATCGACAAGCACGGCTTCGACAATATGCAGGATGCCCTGGCGCAAGCCTTGAGCGAAGGCGGCAAGGTGTTCGGCGGCAAGCGGCAGTTGGAAGACACCTTCCCGAATGCCTACTACGTGTCGCCGGCCATCGTGGAAATGCCCGAGCAAAGCGACGTGGTGTGCACCGAAACCTTCGCGCCGATCCTGTACGTGGTCGGCTACACCGATTTCGCTGAAGCCTTGCGCCTGAACAACGCGGTGCCGCAAGGCTTGTCGTCGTGCATCTTCACCACTGACGTGCGCGAGGCCGAGCAGTTCATGTCGGCGGTGGGCAGTGACTGTGGCATCGCCAACGTCAACATCGGCCCGAGCGGCGCGGAGATCGGCGGCGCGTTTGGCGGGGAGAAAGAGACGGGCGGCGGGCGTGAGTCGGGTTCGGATGCATGGCGCGGGTATATGCGTCGCCAGACCAATACCGTGAACTACTCGCTGGAATTGCCGCTGGCCCAGGGCATTACCTTCGACTAA
- a CDS encoding FAD-binding oxidoreductase gives MALREACLWEHLTPSRPDRAALKGEVKVDVCVIGAGITGLSAAIHLLEQGKSVAVLEAHRTGHGGSGRNVGLVNAGLWIPPDDIEAGFGEAVGSQLNRMLGAAPALVFSLIDKYNIDCQLRREGTLHMAHNARGEADLRSREEQWKRRGAPVELLTGQACEQATGTQKIAAALLDRRAGTLNPMAYTSGLANAAVGLGGQLFDHSPVTQLERQGAHWSVQTVQGSVQASQVVIASNAYTEGEWTELRRNFFPGYYYQVASAPLTDAAAQQILPGGQGSWDTRQVLSSIRRDADGRLLLGSLGNGNQKPAWFLKAWADRVQQHYFPYLKSVQWEYTWTGCIAFTPDHLMRLFEPAPGLVAVTGYNGRGVTTGSVVGKAFADYLCHQNPQALPIPFAPMQPLAGVGLRSCLYEAGFSLYHAGQCLRIVI, from the coding sequence ATGGCATTACGCGAAGCATGTTTGTGGGAACACCTCACCCCCAGCCGGCCAGACCGCGCCGCGCTCAAGGGCGAGGTCAAGGTGGATGTGTGCGTGATCGGCGCCGGGATCACCGGTTTGTCAGCGGCCATTCACTTGCTGGAACAAGGTAAAAGCGTCGCCGTGCTGGAGGCCCATCGCACCGGCCACGGTGGTTCGGGGCGCAATGTCGGGCTGGTCAACGCCGGGCTGTGGATTCCGCCGGATGACATCGAAGCCGGTTTTGGCGAAGCGGTCGGCAGCCAGCTCAATCGCATGCTGGGTGCGGCGCCGGCACTGGTGTTCAGCCTGATCGACAAGTACAACATCGATTGCCAATTGCGTCGCGAGGGCACCTTGCACATGGCGCACAACGCCCGGGGCGAGGCGGATTTGCGCAGCCGCGAAGAACAATGGAAGCGCCGTGGTGCGCCGGTGGAGCTGCTCACCGGCCAGGCCTGTGAGCAGGCCACCGGCACGCAGAAAATCGCCGCTGCCTTGCTCGACCGGCGCGCCGGCACCTTGAACCCGATGGCCTACACCAGTGGTCTGGCGAATGCTGCCGTCGGCTTGGGCGGGCAGTTGTTCGATCATTCGCCGGTCACGCAGCTGGAACGCCAGGGCGCGCACTGGTCGGTGCAGACCGTCCAGGGCTCGGTGCAGGCCAGCCAAGTGGTGATCGCCTCCAACGCCTACACCGAAGGCGAATGGACCGAACTGCGGCGCAATTTCTTCCCCGGCTACTACTATCAGGTCGCTTCGGCGCCGCTGACGGATGCCGCTGCCCAACAGATCCTTCCCGGTGGCCAGGGCTCGTGGGACACCCGCCAAGTACTGAGCAGCATCCGCCGTGACGCCGATGGCCGCCTGCTCCTTGGCAGCCTGGGCAATGGCAACCAGAAACCCGCCTGGTTTCTCAAGGCGTGGGCCGATCGGGTGCAGCAGCATTACTTCCCGTACCTCAAATCGGTGCAGTGGGAGTACACCTGGACCGGCTGCATCGCCTTCACTCCCGACCACTTGATGCGCCTGTTCGAACCGGCGCCGGGGCTGGTGGCCGTTACCGGCTATAACGGGCGTGGCGTGACCACCGGCAGTGTGGTCGGCAAGGCGTTTGCCGACTATCTATGTCACCAGAATCCCCAGGCCTTACCGATCCCCTTTGCACCCATGCAGCCGCTGGCCGGGGTGGGCCTGCGCAGTTGCTTGTATGAGGCTGGATTCTCGCTGTATCACGCCGGGCAATGTCTGCGGATCGTGATCTGA